In the genome of Thermosphaera aggregans DSM 11486, one region contains:
- a CDS encoding COG2426 family protein — protein sequence MSGVDLQSIMIAFILGFLPISEVRGAIPYAIIKAGNDAASMTILALTGVFANLLIAPVALNILSIVEKIIMNEKFPSFLRNLYFKIIEKAWEKASKMEKITFISLALFVAVPFPATGAWTGSLVAFLLRLDKRKAIVAISSGVLIASLIVYSAVYLGLSIMKSIFLL from the coding sequence ATGAGCGGCGTAGACTTGCAAAGCATAATGATAGCGTTTATCCTCGGGTTCCTCCCTATTAGCGAGGTAAGAGGAGCCATACCATACGCTATAATCAAAGCAGGGAATGATGCTGCTTCAATGACTATTCTAGCATTAACAGGCGTCTTCGCGAACCTGCTTATAGCGCCTGTTGCGTTGAACATCCTTTCAATAGTTGAGAAAATAATCATGAATGAAAAGTTTCCAAGTTTCCTCAGAAACCTGTATTTCAAAATAATTGAGAAGGCGTGGGAGAAAGCCTCGAAGATGGAAAAAATCACCTTCATATCTCTAGCGTTATTTGTTGCTGTTCCTTTTCCCGCAACAGGTGCGTGGACTGGAAGTCTAGTGGCATTCCTACTCCGACTGGATAAGAGGAAAGCTATAGTTGCGATAAGTTCTGGAGTGTTGATAGCATCGTTAATAGTTTATTCAGCAGTTTACCTCGGATTATCAATAATGAAATCGATTTTCCTACTTTAA
- a CDS encoding HD domain-containing protein, with amino-acid sequence MEPSQSPFIPFNGQIRDVLYGYIDFVKGFEDKVIDSWPLQRLRYIYQLQAAHFIYPNATHTRFAHSIGVMHSSFKYVNNLLRTSYHLPEESESRREIIKHQKEIIFASRLLGLMHDLGHGPFSHAFDKYVYKTREFLGYSVGNHEVVGYLIYRQVLREKIFELALNSAKTLGLDPEVLISLLDEGMKPPRGMRDFTDLVSRSLLSDKDFYNPSVNGLSSIVRLVVRDYAYTSDIMDYLKRDSFFTGVPVGEINDDWIIRNTFLVEKNNMIIPGVTRKSLDEIARLFDARKIMYKNVYLHPVNVAFIEMIGYLLQCLRSRLVEIIEEMLQSPENLSKYFLLTDHSLYTMLAGLMHEDPSAYECVDKDLARKALQSLFIERKPVWKMVGRFNYNLKHAKHLFSERFGEAYQKTLKDKIGEEISTVLKSKNVNPSDILTIIDKVEIYPSSGSEVLDKIHVVEIRGGKVIDLEELTYEEFAQQHGLIPEVLFTIYVNREIYKDLSSSDIKKAQESAEEVIKEALYGGGREAPETS; translated from the coding sequence ATGGAGCCCTCTCAGTCCCCGTTCATCCCGTTTAACGGGCAGATAAGAGACGTGTTATACGGTTATATAGATTTCGTGAAAGGATTCGAAGACAAGGTGATCGATTCGTGGCCACTGCAGAGGTTGAGATATATTTACCAGCTTCAGGCAGCCCACTTTATTTACCCGAACGCTACGCATACAAGATTCGCTCATTCGATAGGTGTTATGCACTCATCTTTCAAATACGTTAACAACTTGCTGAGGACTTCATACCATTTACCGGAAGAGTCTGAGTCTAGGAGGGAAATTATTAAGCATCAGAAGGAGATTATTTTCGCCTCTAGATTGCTGGGGTTAATGCATGACCTAGGGCACGGCCCATTTAGCCACGCCTTCGACAAATACGTTTACAAAACCAGAGAGTTCTTGGGCTACAGCGTTGGTAATCATGAAGTCGTCGGGTATCTAATCTACAGGCAGGTTTTAAGGGAGAAAATATTCGAGCTGGCATTGAATTCTGCGAAAACCCTCGGCCTCGACCCGGAGGTACTTATCTCACTGCTTGATGAAGGCATGAAGCCTCCAAGGGGTATGAGGGATTTCACAGACCTGGTTAGCCGGTCTCTTCTTTCAGATAAGGACTTTTACAATCCATCCGTTAACGGCTTGAGCAGTATTGTTAGGCTAGTTGTCAGGGATTACGCCTACACTAGCGACATCATGGATTACCTTAAGAGAGATAGCTTTTTCACGGGGGTTCCAGTAGGGGAGATTAATGATGACTGGATTATTAGAAATACGTTTCTAGTTGAGAAGAACAATATGATCATCCCGGGGGTTACTCGCAAGTCTTTGGACGAGATAGCAAGACTCTTCGACGCGAGGAAGATAATGTATAAGAACGTATACCTCCATCCTGTGAACGTAGCTTTTATCGAGATGATTGGTTATCTTCTCCAATGCTTGAGGTCTAGGCTTGTCGAGATAATTGAGGAGATGTTGCAGAGCCCTGAAAACTTGTCAAAATACTTCCTGCTAACCGATCACTCCCTTTACACCATGCTAGCAGGTTTGATGCATGAAGATCCTTCAGCATATGAGTGTGTAGACAAGGATTTGGCTAGAAAGGCGTTGCAAAGCCTCTTTATTGAAAGGAAGCCCGTGTGGAAGATGGTGGGTAGGTTTAACTATAATTTGAAACACGCAAAACACTTGTTCAGTGAACGCTTCGGAGAGGCTTATCAGAAAACATTGAAAGATAAGATCGGTGAAGAAATCTCAACCGTGTTGAAAAGTAAAAATGTCAACCCATCTGATATTCTAACGATTATTGACAAGGTTGAAATATACCCGTCCTCGGGCTCTGAGGTTTTAGATAAAATACACGTTGTAGAGATTCGCGGCGGCAAGGTTATAGACTTGGAAGAGTTAACCTATGAAGAGTTTGCGCAACAGCATGGGCTCATACCCGAGGTATTATTCACAATATACGTCAACCGGGAGATATACAAGGATCTCTCCAGCAGTGATATAAAGAAAGCCCAGGAAAGCGCTGAGGAGGTTATAAAAGAAGCCTTGTACGGAGGAGGGAGAGAAGCGCCCGAAACTAGTTAA
- a CDS encoding bacteriohemerythrin: MRDFQECLNIVSRKVSNDLHSLEKLLDISEVIISERVRGNLSRILDSVANANPEEYYFVEIYNEELKARCILVFEGGNLLRVAFGGTDSNVLVNPEDFCRRISDSEIALFKVVLPLLQWKQDMVFGFEPMDSQHEKILHKWNELIRELLRGEGKEAVVLKELVNEVFKHLAYEEDLMRRYKYPKAKQHFKDHEAFRSLLNQLISRADKIGVIGMLRENIGFVYAYLAHLNSADRELASFLKKNIL, from the coding sequence ATGAGGGATTTTCAAGAGTGCTTGAATATAGTTTCCCGCAAGGTTAGCAACGATCTCCATAGTTTGGAGAAATTACTCGACATTAGTGAGGTCATCATCAGTGAAAGAGTGAGAGGGAATTTATCAAGAATACTGGACAGTGTTGCCAACGCAAATCCCGAGGAATACTATTTCGTCGAGATTTATAACGAGGAGCTTAAGGCAAGATGCATATTGGTTTTCGAGGGAGGAAATCTCTTAAGAGTCGCCTTCGGAGGAACCGATTCCAATGTTCTTGTGAATCCCGAAGACTTTTGCAGAAGGATAAGCGATTCTGAAATAGCCTTATTCAAAGTAGTATTGCCTTTACTACAGTGGAAGCAGGATATGGTTTTCGGGTTTGAACCCATGGATTCACAACACGAAAAGATTCTTCATAAATGGAATGAGCTTATAAGAGAGTTATTAAGGGGAGAGGGTAAGGAAGCTGTGGTATTGAAGGAGCTTGTCAACGAGGTTTTCAAACATCTTGCTTACGAAGAGGATTTGATGAGGAGGTATAAGTATCCGAAGGCGAAACAGCATTTCAAGGATCACGAAGCCTTTAGAAGCCTTTTAAACCAGTTGATAAGTAGGGCTGATAAAATTGGAGTAATAGGTATGCTTAGGGAGAATATTGGATTTGTGTATGCATATCTTGCACACTTGAATAGCGCTGATCGCGAGCTTGCATCGTTTTTGAAAAAGAATATTCTCTAG
- a CDS encoding peroxiredoxin, protein MPGQIPLIGEKFPEMEVVTTHGKKKLPDDYKGKYLVLFSHPADFTPVCTTEFVGFAKRYEDFKRLNAELLGHSVDGVFAHIKWVEWIKEKLGVEIPFPIIADPAGEVGRKLGFLHAQSTTHTVRAVMIVDTEGVIRAILYYPQEAGRNIDEILRLVKALQLNDKYKRAVPHLWPNNELIKDSLIVPPPTTVQAAKERLAAYKCYDWWFCYEEGKVPGEEVVEVRKWLERAASKP, encoded by the coding sequence ATGCCAGGCCAAATACCGTTAATCGGTGAGAAATTCCCTGAAATGGAAGTAGTTACAACGCACGGTAAGAAGAAGCTGCCTGACGATTATAAAGGAAAATACCTAGTACTCTTCAGCCATCCCGCGGACTTCACTCCTGTCTGCACCACGGAATTCGTGGGATTCGCGAAGAGGTATGAGGATTTCAAGAGGTTGAATGCGGAGTTACTTGGGCACAGCGTTGACGGAGTGTTCGCCCATATCAAATGGGTTGAGTGGATAAAGGAGAAGCTAGGAGTGGAAATACCCTTCCCAATAATAGCCGATCCGGCCGGTGAAGTGGGCAGGAAGCTAGGCTTCCTGCACGCTCAGAGCACTACACACACTGTCAGAGCCGTGATGATAGTGGATACGGAGGGAGTCATACGCGCCATACTTTACTACCCCCAGGAGGCAGGCAGGAACATTGATGAAATACTGAGACTGGTTAAAGCCCTGCAATTGAACGACAAGTACAAGAGGGCTGTGCCACACCTGTGGCCGAACAACGAGTTAATAAAAGACTCACTAATAGTGCCCCCGCCGACGACTGTTCAGGCAGCTAAAGAGAGATTGGCGGCTTACAAGTGCTACGACTGGTGGTTCTGCTACGAGGAAGGAAAAGTCCCCGGGGAAGAGGTCGTAGAAGTTAGAAAGTGGCTTGAAAGAGCCGCTTCTAAACCCTAA
- a CDS encoding FprA family A-type flavoprotein, protein MSNTVYSRVGDNLYMLQYRDYETKYFEGLWHIPEGVTYNSFILETREGLVVFDTWKRSLRGLFIEEFSKHFDVRDVKYLVVHHMEPDHSGSIPYLLASNPEVTVLGHVLSKGMIESFYQVKPRFQPVKDGEVLQLGGFRLRFLHTPWLHWPETIMTYVEEEEALLTCDAFGSYGVPSRIFHDELSVEEKERFSRYMVKYFANIIGHFREWVVKNIEKISQQNLKISAILPAHGVLYRGDSVREVVEKYRSLGAGETVPGKTVIAYTSMYGFVSEVVDDAVSLLDKYGIKPLVYGFTDRERADFSELVADAYQAENLIIATATYEARTFPLMKEVVELIIEKTPVNKNVLVIALYGWGGKAGAELEELLTKNGFRKREVIEFRAGQRENVRKELEDRMPRLLGRR, encoded by the coding sequence GTGAGCAACACTGTGTATTCCAGAGTGGGAGATAACCTGTACATGCTTCAATACAGGGATTACGAGACAAAGTATTTCGAAGGATTATGGCACATACCCGAGGGTGTTACCTATAACTCCTTCATACTTGAAACCAGGGAGGGCTTAGTAGTGTTCGACACGTGGAAAAGGTCGCTGAGAGGGCTGTTTATTGAGGAGTTCTCAAAACACTTCGACGTTAGAGACGTCAAATACCTTGTCGTACACCACATGGAGCCGGACCACAGCGGCTCAATACCTTACTTGCTCGCCTCTAATCCTGAGGTAACCGTTCTCGGGCATGTTCTCTCGAAAGGAATGATCGAATCATTCTATCAAGTGAAACCCCGTTTCCAGCCTGTTAAAGACGGGGAGGTCTTGCAGTTAGGAGGTTTCAGGCTGAGATTCTTGCACACGCCATGGCTACACTGGCCTGAAACGATCATGACCTACGTGGAGGAGGAAGAGGCCCTTTTAACCTGCGACGCGTTCGGATCCTACGGAGTCCCCAGCAGAATATTCCACGATGAACTAAGTGTTGAGGAGAAGGAAAGGTTCTCGCGATACATGGTGAAATACTTCGCCAACATTATCGGGCACTTCAGGGAATGGGTTGTTAAAAACATTGAGAAAATCTCTCAGCAAAACCTCAAAATCTCCGCAATCCTACCTGCTCACGGGGTTCTCTACAGAGGGGATTCCGTCAGAGAGGTTGTCGAGAAGTATAGGAGCCTGGGCGCTGGCGAAACCGTTCCGGGTAAAACCGTGATTGCTTACACGAGCATGTATGGGTTTGTATCAGAAGTGGTGGATGACGCAGTAAGCCTTCTAGATAAATATGGTATTAAGCCATTGGTCTACGGGTTCACAGACAGGGAGCGCGCGGATTTCAGCGAGCTAGTTGCCGACGCGTATCAGGCGGAAAACTTAATAATAGCCACCGCAACATATGAGGCGAGAACGTTTCCTTTGATGAAAGAAGTGGTGGAGCTGATTATTGAGAAAACCCCTGTCAACAAGAATGTCCTAGTCATCGCGCTATACGGGTGGGGAGGTAAGGCCGGGGCCGAGCTGGAAGAGCTTCTCACCAAGAACGGGTTTAGAAAACGAGAGGTCATAGAGTTCAGGGCTGGGCAGCGCGAGAACGTGCGGAAAGAATTAGAGGACAGAATGCCGAGACTCCTGGGTAGGAGGTAA
- the rfbC gene encoding dTDP-4-dehydrorhamnose 3,5-epimerase, which yields MPFKSFKKLDIPGIVLVEYTRFPDERGFFAELYKRTDFLANDIPYDFVQTNLSFSRRGVIRGLHYQLKPMEQGKLVYVISGRVYDVAVDIRKGSPWFGKYVGVFLEPGYALWIPPGFAHGFQALEDAYFLYLVTKEYSPQHERCIKWDDQEIGVQWPVKENVILSEKDKKCPPLREAETNFEY from the coding sequence ATGCCTTTTAAGTCATTTAAGAAGCTAGATATACCGGGCATTGTTCTCGTCGAGTACACTAGGTTCCCTGATGAGCGTGGCTTCTTCGCAGAGCTCTATAAGAGAACGGATTTTCTCGCCAATGACATACCATACGACTTCGTGCAGACCAATCTTAGTTTCTCTAGGAGAGGCGTTATCAGGGGCCTTCACTACCAATTGAAGCCAATGGAGCAGGGCAAACTAGTCTACGTTATAAGTGGCCGGGTCTACGATGTAGCAGTGGATATCAGAAAAGGATCTCCATGGTTCGGCAAGTACGTTGGGGTTTTTCTAGAACCCGGTTATGCTCTATGGATACCACCCGGCTTCGCACACGGATTCCAAGCCCTCGAAGACGCGTACTTCCTATACCTAGTAACAAAGGAGTACTCACCACAGCACGAGAGGTGCATTAAGTGGGATGATCAGGAAATAGGGGTTCAATGGCCGGTGAAAGAGAACGTGATATTAAGCGAGAAAGATAAGAAGTGCCCACCACTAAGAGAAGCGGAAACAAACTTCGAGTACTAA
- the rfbD gene encoding dTDP-4-dehydrorhamnose reductase, which yields MRVLVTGGTGLLGYWIAETYSSKGFKVYATYNEKNPPGLEAAWIKLNLEDPESIISVVREVRPDIIVHSAAYTDVDGCEVNKEKAYRVNYLGTEALARAGRETDYFIYVSTDYVFNGEKGLYREEDTPAPVNYYGLSKLLGEVAVRAILPKNSVIVRVSGLYGYSPTGKKNFGVIVLERLLRGENVEAFIDQWLSPTYTRFLSEILAKLVDTKPTGVLHIAGERLSRYEFARLFAEVLGVGENLVKPRPLESVNLPARRPRDSSLNTAKARVLGLSLPPVPDCLKDMVSTYRRFIEGL from the coding sequence ATGAGAGTCCTAGTAACAGGTGGCACAGGCCTCCTAGGATACTGGATTGCTGAGACCTATTCATCCAAGGGGTTCAAGGTTTACGCCACATACAATGAGAAGAATCCGCCGGGACTAGAAGCCGCTTGGATCAAGTTAAACCTAGAGGATCCTGAAAGTATAATAAGTGTTGTCAGGGAGGTTAGGCCTGACATAATAGTGCACTCCGCGGCATACACCGACGTGGATGGATGCGAGGTCAACAAGGAGAAGGCATATAGAGTCAACTATCTCGGCACAGAGGCCCTTGCAAGGGCGGGCCGGGAGACGGACTACTTCATATATGTGTCCACCGACTACGTGTTCAATGGTGAAAAAGGACTCTACAGGGAGGAGGATACACCTGCACCAGTTAATTATTATGGGCTGAGCAAGCTCCTGGGAGAAGTAGCTGTTAGAGCGATCCTACCCAAGAACAGCGTCATAGTCAGGGTTAGCGGCCTCTATGGTTATAGCCCAACTGGTAAGAAGAACTTCGGAGTGATAGTACTAGAGAGACTGCTTAGAGGAGAGAATGTTGAAGCATTCATTGATCAATGGCTTTCGCCGACATATACGAGGTTCCTCAGCGAGATCCTGGCTAAACTAGTGGATACAAAGCCCACGGGGGTCTTACACATTGCTGGAGAGCGCTTGTCGAGATACGAGTTCGCTAGACTATTCGCCGAGGTGTTGGGGGTGGGCGAGAATCTCGTGAAGCCGAGGCCTCTTGAATCGGTTAATCTCCCAGCTAGGAGGCCGAGGGATTCAAGCCTCAACACGGCGAAGGCCAGAGTGCTGGGTTTGTCTCTCCCACCTGTGCCTGATTGCCTAAAAGACATGGTCTCGACATATAGGAGGTTTATAGAGGGGTTGTAA
- the rfbB gene encoding dTDP-glucose 4,6-dehydratase: protein MRIAVLGGAGFIGSNFVRYLVSNHEDVQVLVYDKLTYAGRLENLHGLLENKRLKFIRGDICNEELLEHALREFQADAIVNFAAETHVDRSINNPAPFLQTNIYGVFTILEVSRRLDVNRLLHMSTDEVYGDLYGVEGEADEKWPLNPSSPYSASKASGDLLIKSYGRTYGLKYILARPSNNYGPYQHPEKLIPRTIIRLLHGKPATIYGDGSQVRDWLYVEDTARALYTILTRGGYQEVYNICASESATVREIVYRVVESMGRDPARDIVYVKGRPGEDRRYAMKCNKILGLGWKPLVKLGEGLAKTIEWYTRNEWWWRPLVDEVYVLSDTPWRH from the coding sequence TTGAGAATAGCTGTCTTGGGTGGTGCTGGATTCATAGGGAGCAACTTTGTGAGATACCTAGTGAGCAACCATGAAGACGTACAAGTCCTCGTATACGATAAACTAACATATGCTGGTAGACTGGAAAACCTCCACGGCCTCTTGGAAAACAAGCGATTAAAGTTTATACGGGGAGACATATGCAACGAGGAACTCCTCGAACACGCGTTAAGGGAGTTCCAAGCCGATGCAATAGTTAACTTCGCGGCGGAGACACACGTGGATAGATCAATCAACAACCCAGCCCCATTCCTCCAGACAAATATATACGGAGTATTCACAATCCTCGAGGTCTCCAGGAGACTAGACGTTAATAGACTACTACACATGTCCACGGATGAAGTATATGGAGACCTATACGGAGTCGAGGGAGAAGCAGACGAGAAATGGCCGCTAAACCCATCCAGCCCATACTCAGCCTCCAAGGCATCCGGCGACTTATTGATTAAATCCTATGGCAGGACATACGGGTTAAAGTACATATTAGCCAGGCCCTCCAATAACTACGGGCCCTACCAGCACCCCGAGAAGCTGATACCGAGGACTATTATAAGGCTACTGCACGGGAAACCAGCCACCATCTACGGGGATGGATCACAAGTTAGAGACTGGCTCTACGTTGAAGACACTGCGAGAGCACTATACACAATACTCACCAGAGGGGGATACCAAGAAGTGTACAACATATGCGCCAGCGAGTCAGCTACAGTGAGGGAAATAGTCTATAGGGTGGTAGAGTCCATGGGAAGAGACCCAGCGAGAGACATAGTCTACGTGAAGGGGAGGCCAGGCGAGGACAGGAGGTACGCAATGAAGTGCAATAAAATACTCGGGCTAGGCTGGAAGCCGCTTGTTAAGCTAGGGGAGGGACTAGCAAAGACCATCGAGTGGTATACCCGTAATGAATGGTGGTGGAGACCGCTCGTAGACGAAGTATATGTATTAAGCGATACCCCATGGAGGCATTGA
- a CDS encoding glucose-1-phosphate thymidylyltransferase, translating to MDLKGLVLAAGEGSRLRPFTFSRPKHLIPLLGKPMIQYAIDDLVDSGVKDIGVVVGYFKDLIKDALGEGSNNYRLSYIVQEKRLGIAHAIYLSIEEGFLDKPFIVYLGDNILSRGVRQNVRRFLEKDADVYILLSKVKDPSRFGVAVLRDGRVVRLVEKPREFVSDLAVVGVYMFRDPDLVVKAFKTLKPSWRGEYEITELIQWFIDNNYQVEYDVITGWWKDVGTYNGLLEALYLLLDNVNERFEGDIRGEVIGRAIVEKEAVVEGRVYGPAYIGRNVVVEKDTSIEHYTSIEQGAKILSGSLSRSLVLEEASLDIGVLRLRDSIIGARSIVKSRRGNHGEARLVISDNSIVEF from the coding sequence ATGGATTTAAAGGGCCTTGTTCTTGCTGCTGGTGAGGGTTCTAGGCTTAGACCATTCACGTTCTCTAGGCCTAAACACCTTATTCCACTGCTCGGTAAGCCTATGATTCAATACGCTATTGACGACCTCGTGGACTCTGGTGTTAAAGATATTGGTGTTGTAGTAGGGTATTTCAAAGATCTTATTAAAGATGCTCTTGGAGAAGGCTCCAATAATTACAGGCTCAGCTATATTGTCCAGGAGAAGAGACTCGGCATCGCGCACGCTATATATTTATCTATTGAAGAAGGATTCTTGGACAAGCCATTCATTGTTTATCTCGGAGACAACATATTATCTAGAGGAGTTAGACAAAATGTCAGAAGATTTTTAGAAAAAGATGCAGACGTATACATCTTGCTCTCTAAAGTGAAGGATCCTTCTAGATTCGGCGTTGCAGTCCTCAGAGATGGAAGGGTGGTTAGGCTTGTTGAGAAGCCGAGGGAGTTTGTCTCAGATCTCGCCGTCGTGGGAGTATACATGTTTAGAGACCCTGATCTCGTCGTTAAAGCATTTAAAACATTAAAGCCTTCGTGGAGGGGGGAGTATGAGATCACAGAGCTCATTCAGTGGTTTATAGATAACAATTACCAAGTAGAATATGACGTGATAACAGGTTGGTGGAAAGATGTGGGTACATATAATGGGCTCCTCGAAGCACTATACCTACTACTAGATAATGTAAATGAGAGATTTGAAGGCGATATCAGAGGGGAAGTTATTGGTAGAGCAATAGTTGAGAAGGAGGCTGTAGTAGAGGGCAGAGTCTATGGACCAGCATACATAGGTAGAAACGTAGTCGTAGAGAAAGACACTAGTATCGAGCACTACACGTCCATTGAGCAGGGGGCCAAGATACTGTCTGGTTCTCTCTCCAGGAGCCTAGTGCTCGAGGAGGCCAGTTTGGACATCGGGGTTCTCAGGCTAAGGGATAGCATTATAGGAGCTAGATCCATTGTCAAATCTCGAAGGGGGAACCATGGAGAAGCCAGGCTGGTTATATCTGACAACAGTATTGTAGAGTTCTAG
- a CDS encoding glycosyltransferase family 2 protein, with product MAYPKISIIWLNHNSMKILPLVLQSLESIASIDYPSDRYELIVVDNGSTDGSFEKIKEFLERKSNLRRKIIKLDYNLGFTGGNNIGFIARDRESKYVLLLNNDAVLFQEGLRVLVEYAENYSGIAGLQGVVLKYGSRLIDTAGDYVDELLLTHPLGNNQVYPWTLRKPIYVTYADGCCSLYRVESLLKCTGGKLFINEFFGYGDDNVLGLMLWSCGCRLIAIPEVIASHARGLTFGRGKSTISTYLGERNRVALTQITNTRYKQVVLLHALRNLITLFLPRTGFSSLAKTKARVVVDGVRLGRRLKNQGVFLDIYKAPLVKITLRDLPVFFTARRIVKKYFENWAYKNLNLLTIED from the coding sequence ATGGCTTACCCAAAAATCTCCATCATCTGGCTTAACCACAACTCTATGAAGATACTACCACTAGTGCTACAATCCCTCGAATCCATTGCAAGCATTGACTACCCTAGTGATAGGTATGAGCTTATAGTTGTTGATAATGGTTCTACTGATGGTAGCTTTGAGAAGATTAAGGAGTTTCTTGAGAGGAAAAGTAATCTTAGAAGAAAGATTATTAAGTTAGACTATAACCTCGGCTTCACTGGTGGGAATAATATTGGCTTTATAGCTAGGGATAGGGAGAGTAAATATGTGCTTTTACTGAATAATGATGCGGTGTTGTTTCAAGAGGGTCTTAGAGTTCTAGTTGAATACGCTGAAAACTATAGTGGTATTGCTGGATTACAGGGTGTTGTATTGAAGTATGGGTCTAGACTCATAGATACTGCTGGAGACTATGTTGATGAATTACTACTAACACATCCTCTTGGAAATAATCAAGTGTATCCGTGGACTTTACGCAAGCCGATCTACGTGACGTATGCTGATGGTTGTTGCTCACTCTATAGAGTTGAAAGCCTATTGAAGTGTACTGGTGGCAAGCTGTTTATTAATGAGTTTTTCGGATATGGTGATGACAATGTACTTGGATTAATGTTGTGGAGTTGCGGCTGCAGATTAATAGCTATACCGGAGGTCATAGCTAGTCATGCAAGGGGGCTAACTTTTGGTAGGGGGAAGAGCACTATTTCAACTTACTTAGGTGAGAGGAATAGAGTAGCTTTAACTCAGATCACTAATACTAGGTATAAACAAGTAGTATTGTTACACGCGCTGAGAAACCTCATAACTTTATTCCTACCTAGAACAGGGTTTAGCAGCCTCGCGAAGACTAAGGCAAGAGTAGTTGTTGATGGGGTAAGATTAGGTAGGAGATTAAAGAATCAAGGAGTATTCCTAGACATTTATAAAGCCCCACTAGTTAAAATAACGCTAAGAGATCTTCCAGTGTTCTTCACAGCTAGACGCATCGTTAAAAAATACTTTGAGAACTGGGCTTATAAGAACTTAAACCTCTTAACTATAGAGGATTAA